A single Tachypleus tridentatus isolate NWPU-2018 chromosome 9, ASM421037v1, whole genome shotgun sequence DNA region contains:
- the LOC143227186 gene encoding uncharacterized protein LOC143227186: MKSSVPQIRCSKSSNERMTSGIVIASAFVISFTLFGVFNLIGGSVLVSVACKQQIILDKTLFHDFPSLRQLNQKYGKFWNPLMVVGPTLLITGMMLVIVGFLLGIVACRSSTRLKKPLSYVSSFSCVQLSSVNSKNHKKETSKDRSATEITNILISHSEKKSNPDSNPDDLCSQQTVVVDIHIPSSTRENSKSKERSSKASTAERTTKEMKMTSLIIQDITDEAEYTKLTA, from the coding sequence ATGAAGTCGTCGGTTCCGCAAATCCGGTGTTCGAAGTCTTCAAACGAAAGAATGACCAGTGGCATTGTCATCGCAAGTGCATTTGTGATTTCTTTTACATTATTCGGTGTCTTCAACCTTATTGGTGGAAGCGTGCTTGTTTCAGTAGCTTGTAAGCAACAGATCATTCTCGACAAAACCCTGTTTCATGACTTTCCGAGCCTACGTCAGCTTAACCAAAAATATGGAAAATTTTGGAATCCTCTTATGGTTGTCGGTCCGACTCTCTTGATAACAGGAATGATGTTGGTGATCGTAGGATTTCTTTTGGGGATTGTCGCCTGTCGTTCTTCAACTCGCTTGAAAAAACCCCTTTCTTACGTTTCGTCCTTTTCTTGTGTCCAGCTTTCTAGTGTTAACAGCAAAAACCATAAGAAAGAAACCAGTAAAGACCGCTCTGCCACTGAAATTACGAACATTTTGATCAGCCACTCCGAAAAAAAGAGTAATCCAGATTCTAATCCTGACGATCTCTGCTCTCAGCAAACAGTTGTTGTGGATATTCATATTCCATCAAGCACGAGAGAGAATTCAAAATCTAAAGAACGATCTAGCAAAGCATCTACAGCCGAAAGAACTACCAAGGAAATGAAAATGACGTCACTGATTATACAAGATATTACTGATGAAGCTGAATATACCAAACTTACTGCTTAG